A genomic segment from Nitrospira sp. encodes:
- a CDS encoding Pyrimidine operon regulatory protein PyrR: MTIESETGTRQERVVMDAGDIARALTRIAHEVLERNKGTKDLALVGIRTGGVHLAHRLVRRIHEIEGTQIPIGELDITLYRDDLSLRKDQPILRKTSVPFKISDLKVVLVDDVLFTGRTIRAAMDGLIDLGRPAEIQLAVLVDRGHRQLPIKANYIGKNIPTSRDEAIHVSLEENGEEDRVVILKA; this comes from the coding sequence ATGACGATCGAAAGCGAGACGGGCACCAGGCAGGAACGAGTCGTGATGGACGCCGGCGATATCGCGCGCGCGCTGACACGCATCGCCCATGAAGTTCTGGAACGCAACAAGGGCACCAAGGACCTCGCCTTGGTCGGAATCCGAACGGGCGGCGTGCATTTGGCTCACCGGCTGGTGCGTCGTATCCACGAAATCGAGGGCACACAGATCCCGATCGGAGAATTGGATATCACCCTGTACCGGGACGACCTTTCATTGCGGAAGGACCAACCCATCCTCCGAAAAACCTCCGTGCCGTTCAAGATTTCCGACCTCAAGGTGGTATTGGTGGACGATGTACTCTTCACCGGCCGGACCATCCGCGCCGCGATGGACGGCCTGATCGACCTGGGACGCCCGGCGGAAATTCAGTTGGCGGTGCTGGTCGATCGAGGTCATCGGCAGCTGCCGATCAAGGCCAACTACATCGGCAAGAACATTCCCACCTCGCGCGACGAAGCCATTCACGTCTCTCTGGAAGAGAACGGAGAAGAGGACCGCGTAGTGATTCTCAAGGCGTAA
- a CDS encoding Aspartate carbamoyltransferase, with protein sequence MGLKRKDLLSLTLLSADDIRLILDTADSFKEVSGREIKKVPALRGKTVVNLFFEPSTRTRTSFELAAKRLSADVINFSPSSSSVVKGETLLDTARNIEAMQADIIVLRHSSAGAAETLARGVKASVINAGDGWHEHPTQALLDLYTIRGRGMDFAGLRVAIVGDVAHSRVARSNIYALTKLGAEVRVVGPPTMIPLHIDRLGVKVYYNLDEALRGVHVIMMLRLQLERQGRALFPTIREYAQQYGLTNERVKLAEPGAIVMHPGPINRGVEIAPDVADSLSSVILDQVANGVAVRMGILYLMSGTGA encoded by the coding sequence GTGGGGCTCAAGCGAAAAGACCTGCTCAGTTTGACCCTGTTGTCGGCGGACGACATCCGGTTGATCCTGGACACAGCGGATTCCTTCAAGGAAGTGTCCGGACGCGAGATCAAGAAGGTGCCGGCCCTGCGGGGAAAGACCGTGGTGAACCTCTTCTTCGAGCCGAGCACGAGGACGCGCACCTCTTTCGAACTGGCGGCGAAGCGATTGAGCGCCGATGTGATCAACTTTTCGCCTTCTTCCAGCAGCGTGGTGAAAGGGGAAACGTTGCTCGACACGGCCCGCAATATCGAAGCCATGCAGGCGGACATCATCGTGCTGCGACATTCCTCGGCCGGCGCGGCGGAAACTCTGGCGCGAGGCGTTAAGGCCTCCGTGATCAATGCCGGAGACGGCTGGCACGAACATCCGACGCAGGCTTTGCTGGACCTCTACACCATCCGCGGCCGTGGGATGGATTTTGCCGGGTTGCGAGTGGCCATCGTCGGGGATGTGGCCCACAGCCGCGTGGCGCGCTCCAATATTTATGCCCTCACGAAGCTCGGAGCGGAGGTACGGGTCGTCGGGCCTCCGACGATGATTCCCCTGCACATCGACCGGCTCGGCGTGAAGGTCTATTACAATCTGGATGAAGCCCTCAGAGGCGTTCATGTGATCATGATGCTGCGGCTTCAACTCGAGCGACAAGGCCGCGCCCTGTTTCCGACGATCCGCGAATACGCGCAGCAGTATGGATTGACGAACGAGCGGGTCAAACTGGCCGAGCCCGGCGCCATCGTCATGCATCCGGGCCCCATCAATCGCGGCGTCGAAATCGCACCGGACGTGGCGGACAGTCTCTCTTCGGTCATTCTTGATCAGGTGGCCAACGGCGTCGCGGTACGGATGGGCATCCTCTATCTCATGTCCGGGACGGGGGCATAG
- a CDS encoding Dihydroorotase: MAILIQGGLVIDPGRFNGVADVLVENGKISAVVPALKAPAGTTVIQAAGRLVLPGFVDLHVHFREPGFEYKETIQSGTAAAVAGGFTSVCAMPNTNPVNDNQSITEFMLDRAKAADNAHLYPIGAITKGSEGKELAEIGDLRRAGCVAISDDGRPVMNSLVMRRAMEYARAFDMPVVDHCEDLHLSEGGCMNEGLVSTELGLPGIPSAAEDVMVARNVSLAELTGARLHLAHISTVGSVRMVREAKSRGLKVTAEACPHHFTLTEELTRGYNTHAKMNPPLRTWQDVQAIKEGLRDGTIDVIATDHAPHASQEKQQEFTEAPFGIVGLETALSLTLALVEEGVLTIESAVEKLATAPAKAFSLNAGTLAVGAPADLTIVDPQAQWEVDPSRFRSKSRNTPFAGWKVKGRVTTTIVSGRVVFELAQLDQRG; the protein is encoded by the coding sequence GTGGCGATTCTGATTCAGGGCGGGCTTGTGATCGATCCCGGACGCTTCAACGGTGTCGCGGATGTCTTGGTCGAGAACGGAAAGATTTCGGCGGTGGTGCCGGCGTTGAAAGCACCGGCGGGCACAACGGTGATTCAAGCGGCGGGGCGGCTGGTCCTGCCGGGCTTCGTCGATCTCCACGTGCATTTTCGCGAGCCGGGATTCGAGTATAAAGAAACCATTCAGTCCGGGACCGCAGCCGCCGTCGCAGGCGGGTTCACCTCCGTCTGCGCCATGCCCAATACCAACCCTGTGAACGACAATCAGTCGATCACCGAATTCATGCTGGACCGTGCGAAAGCCGCCGACAACGCCCATCTCTACCCGATCGGCGCCATCACCAAGGGGTCGGAAGGGAAGGAACTGGCGGAAATCGGAGACCTGCGCCGCGCCGGTTGCGTCGCGATCTCGGATGACGGGCGCCCGGTCATGAACAGTCTCGTCATGCGTCGCGCGATGGAATATGCCCGGGCCTTCGACATGCCGGTCGTCGACCATTGCGAGGACTTGCACCTGTCCGAAGGCGGCTGTATGAACGAAGGGTTGGTCTCGACCGAACTCGGACTGCCCGGCATTCCCTCCGCCGCGGAGGATGTGATGGTGGCGCGCAATGTCTCCCTGGCGGAACTCACCGGCGCCCGGCTGCATCTCGCCCACATCAGTACCGTCGGTTCGGTGCGCATGGTACGGGAGGCGAAATCGCGCGGCCTCAAGGTCACGGCCGAGGCCTGCCCCCATCACTTTACCCTCACGGAGGAACTCACGCGCGGCTACAATACCCATGCGAAAATGAATCCTCCGCTGAGAACCTGGCAGGACGTGCAGGCGATCAAGGAAGGGCTCCGTGACGGGACCATCGACGTCATTGCGACGGATCATGCCCCGCATGCCTCACAGGAAAAGCAGCAGGAATTTACCGAGGCACCGTTCGGCATCGTCGGCTTGGAGACGGCCTTGTCGCTGACACTGGCCTTGGTCGAGGAGGGCGTGCTCACCATTGAATCGGCGGTGGAGAAACTGGCGACGGCACCGGCGAAGGCCTTCAGCCTCAATGCCGGGACCTTGGCGGTCGGCGCTCCGGCCGACCTGACCATCGTCGATCCACAAGCGCAATGGGAAGTCGATCCCTCACGGTTTCGCTCCAAGAGTCGCAATACGCCGTTCGCCGGTTGGAAGGTGAAGGGACGCGTGACGACCACGATCGTCTCCGGCCGGGTGGTGTTCGAGCTCGCGCAGCTCGATCAGCGGGGCTGA
- a CDS encoding Transketolase — protein MTSSTVAATPELLTVLANKATQLRIDSVKATSEAGSGHPSSCCSAADIAAVLFFSVMRYDPKNPKLPNSDRFVLSKGHAAPLLYAAWAEAGLFPKSDLLKLRTISSDLEGHPTPRLPFVDMATGSLGQGLPAGVGLAFNAKSIDKTDYRTYVLMGDGESAEGSVWEAAEVARHTALDNLCAIVDVNRLGQSDPTMLQHDMEAYRARWAGFGWHAIVVDGHDVGALLTAFDEAARTKGRPTVLLAKTFKGHGISFIEDLPDWHGKPLKKGEETQKALDELTRQLKPNSTQPKIHLPTAGKAPATSKGTMAPAPYKLGDSAATREAFGVALLALGEANPLVVALDADVKNSTYSDKFGKRFPDRFLENFIAEQNMLGAAAGIAACGKIPFVATFAAFFTRAYDFIRMAAISQSNLKLVGTHVGVSIGEDGPSQMGLEDLAMMSTQPGVTVLYPSDALSMYKLVEAAAAHKGMVYLRAGRPKTPVIYGSDETFRIGGSKVIRQSAADQLTIVAAGVTLFEALKAHEQLKAAGIATRVVDLYSIVPVDRQALVDCAKATGGRFLTVEDHYAHGGIGDVVLSALASEGVRVRKLAVREIPRSGKPEELVDHFGIGVRSIVEAAKEILR, from the coding sequence ATGACTTCGTCTACTGTTGCAGCCACGCCTGAACTCCTGACCGTCCTGGCCAATAAAGCCACACAACTTCGTATCGACAGCGTCAAGGCGACGAGCGAGGCCGGGAGCGGCCATCCGTCAAGCTGTTGTTCGGCAGCGGACATTGCCGCGGTGTTGTTTTTTTCAGTGATGCGGTATGACCCGAAGAATCCCAAGTTGCCCAACAGCGACCGTTTCGTCCTTTCGAAAGGGCACGCGGCGCCCCTGCTCTATGCGGCCTGGGCGGAAGCCGGTCTGTTTCCCAAGTCGGACCTGCTGAAACTTCGTACGATTTCCTCCGACCTCGAAGGCCATCCGACTCCCCGCCTTCCCTTCGTGGACATGGCCACAGGGTCGTTGGGGCAGGGATTGCCGGCCGGTGTCGGTCTTGCCTTCAACGCGAAGTCCATCGACAAGACCGATTACCGTACCTACGTGTTGATGGGCGACGGAGAATCCGCCGAAGGCTCCGTGTGGGAAGCGGCGGAAGTCGCCCGCCACACCGCCTTGGACAACCTCTGCGCCATCGTCGATGTGAACCGGCTGGGGCAAAGCGATCCGACCATGCTGCAGCATGACATGGAGGCCTATCGCGCCCGATGGGCGGGGTTCGGCTGGCACGCCATCGTCGTGGACGGCCATGATGTCGGCGCCCTGCTGACGGCCTTCGACGAGGCGGCGCGCACCAAGGGTCGACCGACGGTCCTGTTGGCGAAGACCTTCAAGGGGCATGGCATCTCCTTTATCGAGGATCTTCCGGATTGGCATGGAAAACCTCTGAAGAAGGGCGAGGAAACTCAGAAAGCTCTGGATGAACTCACGCGCCAGTTGAAGCCCAATTCAACACAGCCGAAGATCCACCTGCCTACGGCAGGCAAGGCACCGGCGACTTCCAAGGGCACGATGGCCCCCGCGCCTTACAAGCTCGGCGATTCCGCCGCGACGCGGGAAGCCTTCGGAGTGGCGCTCCTGGCTCTGGGCGAAGCGAATCCGCTGGTGGTCGCCCTCGATGCCGACGTGAAGAACTCCACGTACAGCGATAAGTTCGGCAAACGGTTCCCCGACCGATTCCTCGAAAACTTTATCGCCGAACAAAATATGCTAGGCGCCGCCGCCGGCATCGCGGCTTGCGGCAAGATTCCTTTCGTCGCCACCTTTGCCGCATTCTTCACGCGGGCCTACGATTTCATCCGCATGGCCGCCATCAGCCAGTCGAACCTGAAGCTGGTCGGGACGCACGTCGGCGTCAGCATCGGGGAAGACGGCCCGTCGCAGATGGGGCTGGAGGATTTGGCCATGATGTCGACCCAGCCCGGGGTGACGGTGTTGTACCCGTCCGACGCCCTGTCGATGTACAAGCTGGTCGAAGCGGCCGCCGCCCATAAGGGAATGGTGTATCTGCGGGCCGGTCGTCCCAAGACACCGGTGATCTATGGTTCCGATGAAACGTTTCGCATCGGCGGATCGAAAGTGATCCGGCAAAGCGCGGCGGATCAGCTGACGATCGTTGCCGCAGGCGTCACTCTGTTCGAAGCCTTGAAGGCGCATGAGCAATTGAAGGCCGCAGGGATCGCGACGCGCGTCGTGGATCTGTACAGCATCGTGCCGGTGGATCGGCAGGCGTTGGTCGACTGCGCGAAGGCGACGGGCGGGCGCTTCTTGACCGTCGAGGATCACTACGCCCATGGCGGAATCGGCGACGTCGTGCTGAGTGCGCTGGCGTCGGAAGGCGTACGGGTTCGGAAGTTGGCGGTACGTGAGATTCCGCGCAGCGGAAAGCCGGAGGAACTCGTCGATCATTTCGGAATCGGAGTACGTTCGATTGTCGAAGCCGCCAAAGAAATCCTCCGCTGA
- a CDS encoding Transcriptional regulator, Crp/Fnr family, producing MSKPPKKSSAERSGQDVPGGLNQIPLLNILSAKDRQQVLGNLTETRYGRGQYIFREGDPTEYFHIVKEGTVKCVKSSLDGKECTLKVLMPGDLFCCDAATFDGACHPGTAQPMGEVSVLRMRKEAYFDMLRRNPDAAMEVIRYLGNRLNEAQEKAKILALDRADQRLASLLVGLAERTGVNEPNGIRVAVRLTREDMANMVGVTTETAIRIMARFKKDRLVSGTAARLIIRDLHKLKLLAST from the coding sequence TTGTCGAAGCCGCCAAAGAAATCCTCCGCTGAACGGTCCGGCCAGGACGTTCCGGGCGGGCTGAACCAGATTCCCCTCCTCAACATCCTCAGCGCGAAGGATCGCCAGCAGGTCTTGGGCAACCTGACGGAAACCCGCTATGGGAGAGGGCAGTATATTTTTCGCGAAGGTGATCCCACCGAGTACTTCCATATCGTCAAAGAAGGCACGGTCAAGTGCGTCAAATCTTCCCTCGACGGGAAAGAATGCACGCTGAAGGTACTCATGCCGGGAGACTTGTTTTGCTGCGACGCCGCCACGTTCGACGGAGCCTGCCATCCGGGGACGGCTCAACCGATGGGTGAGGTCAGCGTGTTGCGGATGCGGAAAGAGGCCTACTTCGACATGTTGCGGCGTAACCCAGACGCTGCGATGGAAGTCATTCGTTATCTGGGCAATCGGCTCAACGAAGCGCAGGAGAAGGCCAAGATCCTCGCGCTTGACCGGGCAGATCAACGATTGGCCTCCTTGCTGGTGGGTCTGGCTGAGCGAACGGGCGTCAATGAACCGAACGGTATTCGAGTGGCCGTTCGCCTCACCCGCGAGGATATGGCGAATATGGTGGGGGTGACGACTGAAACCGCCATTCGGATCATGGCGCGGTTCAAGAAGGATCGTCTGGTGTCCGGGACCGCTGCGCGCCTCATCATTCGCGACCTCCACAAACTGAAATTGTTGGCTTCCACGTAA